Genomic segment of Rhinoraja longicauda isolate Sanriku21f chromosome 4, sRhiLon1.1, whole genome shotgun sequence:
CTTTTGAACAGCAACATGAACTTGATTATAATTGACAAGCTAGATCCCGATGACATTTATTTCCCCAAAAAGCACAATTACTTCCTATTTGTAGAAGTATTTCATGACATCAAGTCATCATATTGGTTGTGGTATTATTCAGATCTGGTAAATATCTGCATTAAATGTCAATTTTGCCACATAGGCATTTTATTAAGTTTACTTTTGAAACATCCTAGCGTTAGGAGAGAATTGATGTTCCAGTCCGTGAAGAATTAACTATTTGTAGAAATAAACTGTATTTCCGCATGATTCCTACACAAAGGGCTTTCTCCTCAGTGATCAGAGGGCAACCCAGCAATGGCTCTGAGGTCCATCAACTGCAACACCACCAACACCTCTACCTCCTtcaaaggcttaggaagtttgacatgtccccaacaactctcaccaacttcgacaaatgcaacatagaaagcattttatcaggatgcatcacagcatggtttgggaacaactccatccaccaccgcaagaaattgctgagaattgtggacgaagtccagaccatcacgcaaaccaacctcccttccatttactccatctatacttcacactgcctcagcaagaccaccagcataattaaggacgagtcTCATCTcggtcactccctcgtctcccctctcccatcaagcaagatgtacagaagtgcaAAAGCGCAtatccccagattcagggacagtttcttccaagctgttatcgggcaactgaaccatcctatcgacaACTAGAGAGGAGTCCTgcactgccatctacctcattggaaaccctcagactatctttgtttggagtttactggactttatcttgcactaaatgttattcccttatcatgtatacactgtaaatggatcgattgtaatcatgtgttgtcattctgctgactggtaagcacgcaacaaaagcttttcactgtccctcggtactagtgacaataaactaaactaagcaagttAAACTATGCAGATACCAAACCAAGGCAGACTGATTTCTGCTATGGTTTGAAAGCACCCTTAGAATGAAATAAACCTATGAGATCTTAGTTAAACTGTCCATTCCTACCAACAAAGGCAAGGTTTTGTGCCAATGGAGActcagagaccccagttcaaatTGCCTGTTAAACTCTTAACATTATTGAAAAGTTAAATGTACTACCAGTTATTTCACAACAATGGAGTTTGTTCCAGGTTGTTTGGGAAATTCATGACCACTCCAATTGATCAACGACAAGCTGTTCAATCATTATTGTTACCATCAGTATGTTGTGGAAACTATATCACCTCAACCTATGCTGCCTTAAACCTGtcgaataaatatttttttagaattgtcaaataaattaattttttaGAATTATGTTACTACTTGGGAAATTGAATTCTGTGCGTTAACTCTGAAAGGTCTTTCAGAGAGACGTTTATAAGGTAGAGCAGGTCAAATTAGATTCCTTAAAGTCCTTTTTTTATTAGATGTTAAGAGTGCAACTATTGACAGCTGTCTTTGAGAGAGTTAGGGTGTATATGATTAGAATTCTGTCAGACCTTAAAGTTCAAAGGAAAGATTATCAATGGATCTGTCTACCAGCCAACTAATTCATTGTGTTTTATCAGTTGAATTTTGTGGGAGTGTTTAATTCCATTAACCTGAATTAGGAGTTGGTGTAAATTAACTAGTGGGGATGGGGTGTCTGTCTTTGTATTTTTGTCTACAGTTGCTGGAGGAAGAACAAGAGCGACCAACAAGTATTGATCGGTGTAACGTCCAGCAGTCCCTTGTGGCTCTGGTTTAGATGTGAGGAAATATTTCTCACAGCCTCCCTGGTCACTCACAGAACGAACCTGAAACGGGGGCGCCCATTGTCCCTTATCGGGATCGAATAAGGTTAACGAGTGTCAGCCATTAACTAATtaaagtttaaattccattttcgAGAATTTACAATTGTAAGTAAGGGCCACGCAGTCTTGGAAGTATAAATGAATTCAGGCAAAAGAGATTAAGGTGCATCAGAGCAAGTATATTTTGAAAGTCAATACCTTCAATGAGTGagcgggcgggggaggggggaaggtggagccgAGTTTATTAGAAATCGATCTTTTTCCTAACGAAGGAGCTTCGAAAAATGAGTAGAATGTTGGGGTGGTGTGAAATTTCATTTTGAGATTAGTCCAAACCTAACTTTTCAGAATATCAGACTTTGACGTGAGCCTTTTATCTGTACGTCGGGCGTATATGGGTCACTTTTGTGGGTTGTTAGAAATATTTGGGTCCATATTTGTGTCTATCGCAAAATATGTAACTATTATCATTAATTTCCTTTTAAATTAGGCATTGTTTTATTAGAGCAAACGCGTTCACATCACGTATGAAAGAATTAGATGATGTTACGTATGAAACGTCATCTGATGAAAGAACATTAATTCAAACTTTACAACGGTTTTTTTTAGATAGACATAATGATCGAATCCCATTTAAATTAAAGCTACACGCCTCAACTCCATTCGATACCTCAACTCAACTGCGGAAATAAAACGATGTCCAGAAGTGCTGTTTCTATTACTGTTTAATCAAGGTCGATCAAATGACTGTAGTCTGTGTAAAGTTTTACTAAGGCATCTCGTGTCCCTATGATTATACATAAGGTCGTTTGGTCACGCGAACATTAACGAAGCACAACATTTTATTAAGACGTCTAGAATAGTTAATAGTTCTCACAGGCTGAACACCACACTTAGTGCAGTACAGAAATCACCGACTCAATTACAACTTGCAACGAAAATACCACGAGATCCGCGAACGACAAGAGCCTCAAGTGTAAGCTGATGTGTTGCAGCAATGTAGGGCcacttttaaaaaagaaaaaaataataaaccCTCTGTAATTCATGTCGGTTTAAATGACGAATCAAGGCACCAAAGCTGCATCCTGGGTCAATTTGCCTGGAGGAGAATGCAAAATTAAAATAAGATTGATTTCATGCAGGCGTAGATTCAAATGCCTAtgtgctattttttttttaatcccaaaAGGATCTTTTATACTTCTGCCCTTCCTGGGACTGATTTAGTTCTTATTtctactgcaaaaaaaaaatgtccaaATAAACTAAAACCGCGAAGTTTGCATTTTCTACGGTGACTTTCTTTTGCAATCAATCTTATACACATGACCAGCACGTTTTATGGTTCAGCTGAAATGTAATGTTTATAGTATTTGTAATTTAATCATGAACACTCTTCATTGATACACGGGCCAATCCGTTTCGCGTTGAACCAGGATCTCGTTTAACTTTTGAAACTCACATGCCTGTTTTAGTCGCCTTGGTAAAGTGAAACCTAGTTTCTTAAGTGTAATTATATTGACCATTCACGATATGATTACTAGATGGTCATGGTCTTTTTTTTAATTACGTTGCCGATTTTGATATAAAGTTAATGTAAGCAAGCCAATACAATTTTGCATTTTCATCCGCTGAAAAGCGTTTAAATCACTCCCCTCTCCGATTATAATGAGATTGTCGGAATTTAACGTTTTAGCGGAAGGAGCACTTCCTAATTATGGTAAAATAAAATTGTACCAAAGCTTCGTGTGAGGTTATCTGCAATACTTAATCTCGCTCCCTTCGTTTGGAGGGGCCTCGTGGGAAATTCAGCTGTGGTGTTGATGTTTATTGATTTTGAAACAGCCGAATCTACCTACATTGTTAAATTTTGGGCCGCAGCACCTAATATGATGTGACTGTTAAAACCTGGTCCTGGTATTCCCGTGCTCTTTTTCGATCACTAGCGTCGTCCTATTTATGGTCTGTCTGTAATGATTAATAAACGACGGGACCACGTTTTAACAGGGCCGTGTATCATATTTGGGTAGGTGACGAGCAAAGAAGGTCCCGTGCTTCCCACAATATCTGTTTCTAGGTTTCACAAGTGCTGcttttgtgtttgtttttgtccGGTGACTGAAGGCGACATGTGAGTTTGAAGTCAATTGAGATAATGTCAGGAATCTATTTAGTAGTGGGGCCAGTGGCCTTTAATTTGTCTCGTGTGTAAGCAGCCTATGCTGGAACTCACCGACAGGGCCATCTGCTGCAGCAATTCTCCCAAATCAATATCATATACCAACTGAAGAAGCCTAAGCAGGGCATCAAATATGTCGTCGAAAATTTGGAGAATATTAATATCTTCAGGGCTGTTGTGGATGAAAAACACTATCCTTTTAATTTTAGTTTGAATACAGTATAAGTACACACATAAAGAAGCAATATCCCAACATAGCTATGTATTTCGTATAAAACCAGCCGCTCAGATGGATATTGTTCTTGTGCACACTTTATATGCTCCGTAATATATAACCCAAAAGGAATCATTCACAAAGTAAATTTGTGCGTTCTATAGTGTTTTACAAAAAACAATATTTTTATCAAAATATTCGTTTTTAATGGCTTTACTTCATACATAAATACATGTTTAAATAACAGAGGAGCGATGATTATTCAGTCGTTTGAACCGAATCTTGGACAGGGCTGTGTACACAGGGTGGGCATTCGCTGGTCGCTACAAATAGAATACCCGGCGTCCTTTATTTCTAACCCGTTGTTTATACCTTTTCCCCAAGACAGCTGCCAGGTATTTCTTGACAGCCATCTGTTTCCTGTAACGGCTGTAGCTGTCGGTAAAGATGCCATCGGAATGTCGCTTTGACAGGGGTTCCGAATCCTTCCCAACGTCGCTGCCACTGCAGACGAAAAAATAAAATCAAGTCTTCAAGACTCTGTGTACTCACGGCACCTTTTAGGCTCAAACACACATCCCGCACTCGACTCGGCCCTCCACCCATGCCAGCCCAGACTTTACCAACTCGCTCCTCGAATGACGAATGAAGACGCTTCATTGGATGGTGCGCGTTAATTTGGAGATGCTGCTACTTGTTGACTAGTTTACCCAACAACATACATTGAACGACGCGCGATCTGTTGACGAACAGCGATTTCCCGGTTCTTCATGACAAATGTAAACAGCATTattggagatggggtgggggtggggtgggaggagggggagaaggcttCAACAAATGGAGGGAGGCaacggggaggaagggagaggaaaagtaatattttaaaaaagaataaATGAGATGGATATGTTGAACAATGTCACACAAATAGTATTGGAAGGATTATGTTTAAAAAATGAGGATATTCTTCTTTTTTAAAAGGATTTCTAAATGTTAGAAACTTACCCATCGCGCTTTGCTGGAATGAGCGAACTAAAGTAGCCTTTCATTTGTCTATTTTTCTGGCCTTGATGATATAGTGCATCAGCTTGTCTC
This window contains:
- the LOC144592612 gene encoding pituitary adenylate cyclase-activating polypeptide-like isoform X2, with the translated sequence MSNKATIAFMVVYGIIMHCNVYCTPTRMDYPGFRDEEEAYDEKGNSLPDLTYETDRNDIRIPSSMMSDMNTLYYLPEKRTERQADALYHQGQKNRQMKGYFSSLIPAKRDGGSDVGKDSEPLSKRHSDGIFTDSYSRYRKQMAVKKYLAAVLGKSPEDINILQIFDDIFDALLRLLQLVYDIDLGELLQQMALSVSSSIGCLHTRQIKGHWPHY
- the LOC144592612 gene encoding pituitary adenylate cyclase-activating polypeptide-like isoform X1, translated to MGLKYVSSSWAPLVSLLTSDVDPARLLHQCLNLNTKQSPAPQTKKKDEEEAYDEKGNSLPDLTYETDRNDIRIPSSMMSDMNTLYYLPEKRTERQADALYHQGQKNRQMKGYFSSLIPAKRDGGSDVGKDSEPLSKRHSDGIFTDSYSRYRKQMAVKKYLAAVLGKSPEDINILQIFDDIFDALLRLLQLVYDIDLGELLQQMALSVSSSIGCLHTRQIKGHWPHY
- the LOC144592612 gene encoding glucagon family neuropeptides-like isoform X4, which encodes MSNKATIAFMVVYGIIMHCNVYCTPTRMDYPGFRDEEEAYDEKGNSLPDLTYETDRNDIRIPSSMMSDMNTLYYLPEKRTERQADALYHQGQKNRQMKGYFSSLIPAKRDGGSDVGKDSEPLSKRHSDGIFTDSYSRYRKQMAVKKYLAAVLGKRYKQRVRNKGRRVFYL
- the LOC144592612 gene encoding pituitary adenylate cyclase-activating polypeptide-like isoform X3, which produces MGLKYVSSSWAPLVSLLTSDVDPARLLHQCLNLNTKQSPAPQTKKKDEEEAYDEKGNSLPDLTYETDRNDIRIPSSMMSDMNTLYYLPEKRTERQADALYHQGQKNRQMKGYFSSLIPAKRDGGSDVGKDSEPLSKRHSDGIFTDSYSRYRKQMAVKKYLAAVLGKSPEDINILQIFDDIFDALLRLLQLVYDIDLGELLQQMALSAN